Proteins encoded within one genomic window of Humulus lupulus chromosome 1, drHumLupu1.1, whole genome shotgun sequence:
- the LOC133814133 gene encoding proline-rich protein 3-like encodes MAPSSSCITPLLLLSLVIFASAYETKPKLQNPNPEGKEKFLTTKQQDGQPKLEEKEKSIPKKPKYEQPKSDEKVKFLPTKPRYEKPKPEEKDKYVPTKPNYGQPKPEEKVKSLPTKPTYAQPKPEGIKKKKIAPTKPVYDQKPKEIPTKSNYMGSPVPQQEKSILPLTTAVQGLVSCKSGLKYFPIQGAVAKITCIADYQEGYKTTTFSILSAASDAKGYFYATLSPSTLGDKPWKLKECKAYLDHSPLKSCNVPTNINDGIHGDLLSSYNILKHTSTKLFSVGPFYYTTSSSQPKSSVPTGAY; translated from the exons ATGGCTCCGTCAAGCTCGTGCATTACCCCTCTTCTTCTCTTGTCCTTAGTTATTTTTGCCTCTGCTTACGAGACAAAACCTAAGCTTCAAAACCCTAATCcggaagggaaagaaaagtttcTTACCACCAAACAACAAGATGGGCAACCAAAGTtagaagaaaaggaaaagtcCATTCCTAAGAAACCAAAATATGAGCAACCAAAGTCGGATGAAAAGGTAAAGTTTCTTCCTACAAAACCAAGGTATGAAAAGCCAAAACCAGAGGAAAAGGATAAATATGTACCTACGAAACCAAACTATGGCCAGCCAAAGCCAGAAGAAAAGGTAAAGTCTCTTCCTACAAAACCAACCTATGCACAGCCTAAACCTGAAGGAATCAAGAAGAAAAAAATTGCTCCTACAAAACCTGTGTATGATCAGAAGCCAAAAGAAATTCCCACGAAATCAAACTACATGGGATCACCAGTTCCACAACAAGAAAAGAGTATACTTCCATTAACTACTGCTGTTCAAGGTCTTGTTTCATGTAAGTCAGGCCTCAAATACTTCCCCATCCAAG GAGCTGTGGCTAAGATAACATGTATCGCTGACTATCAAGAAGGCTACAAGACAACAACTTTCTCAATCTTAAGTGCAGCATCTGATGCAAAGGGCTATTTCTATGCAACATTATCTCCATCTACACTCGGAGATAAGCCCTGGAAACTCAAGGAATGCAAGGCCTACCTCGATCATTCTCCATTAAAGTCCTGCAATGTGCCAACTAACATTAATGATGGCATTCATGGTGATCTGCTCTCTTCCTACAACATCCTTAAGCATACTAGCACAAAATTATTCTCCGTTGGACCTTTCTACTACACTACTAGCTCTTCACAACCTAAATCATCAGTTCCCACTGGAGCCTATTAA